A genomic stretch from Chloroflexota bacterium includes:
- a CDS encoding helix-turn-helix transcriptional regulator, producing the protein MDEWVGVPIMRPVGCAAARSRAVSSGRTMVGTRNLTRSLDARDDAGGPADESFSGCLTRHLRQSGLSLSQLARRSWLDVSYVSRLVHLPCDPLNPRRVADGQRRQPSRDTVIRLGLAMQLSMEEMDELLLSAGYAPLVR; encoded by the coding sequence GTGGACGAATGGGTCGGTGTCCCCATCATGCGGCCTGTCGGCTGTGCCGCGGCTCGTAGCCGCGCCGTAAGCTCGGGGCGAACCATGGTCGGTACGCGAAATCTGACGCGCTCCCTCGATGCTCGCGACGATGCCGGTGGCCCGGCGGACGAGTCGTTCTCCGGCTGCCTCACGCGCCACCTGCGCCAATCCGGCCTGTCGCTGTCCCAGCTGGCGCGGCGCTCGTGGCTCGACGTCAGCTACGTGTCGCGCCTGGTCCACCTCCCGTGCGACCCGCTCAATCCGCGTCGTGTCGCGGACGGCCAGCGGCGCCAGCCGAGCCGGGACACCGTGATCCGCCTCGGGCTCGCCATGCAGCTGTCGATGGAGGAGATGGACGAGCTGCTGCTGTCGGCGGGCTACGCCCCGCTGGTGCGCTGA
- a CDS encoding DUF192 domain-containing protein: MADRQLRVVNVTRGVVLAERAALADSFVTRARGLLGRSELAPGEGLVIRPCNAVHTVGMMFPIDVVHLDGTARVLRVVPDLRPWRFGALVPGSRVVVELPAGTVAATGTMPGDEIELQPYAPGGA; the protein is encoded by the coding sequence ATGGCCGATCGGCAGCTGCGGGTCGTGAACGTCACCCGCGGCGTCGTGCTCGCGGAGCGTGCTGCCCTCGCCGACTCGTTCGTGACGCGGGCCCGGGGACTGCTCGGCCGGTCTGAACTTGCCCCCGGCGAAGGCCTGGTCATCCGACCGTGCAACGCGGTCCACACCGTCGGGATGATGTTCCCGATCGACGTGGTCCATCTGGACGGCACCGCGCGGGTGCTGCGGGTCGTCCCCGACCTGCGCCCCTGGCGTTTCGGGGCGCTCGTCCCGGGCTCACGGGTCGTCGTCGAACTACCGGCCGGGACCGTCGCGGCGACCGGCACGATGCCGGGTGACGAGATCGAGCTGCAGCCCTACGCTCCCGGTGGGGCGTAG
- a CDS encoding ATP-binding protein, whose amino-acid sequence MSRTRPTRGPASAQAALVRLEGVEDCVAHLAGGRSVAVLEVSGVDFGLRGEQQQEVLVAGFAAFLNGLTFPVQILVRVQPTDLRRYFEDLRRVALREPNRALSALARDHVDFVHRLARDKTLLERRFYVVVPADARGAGPVGGLWPFGRRRERGDAALADRRRLAVRCDQVRAGLERCGLAVHRLGDAELAQLWHACWSPELARTQRLKRHLSEYTHLVVRTDRPVADAGPAGAARERTVDPAPTSGPAEPDTGDGRGVRLPFLPVGRRGAPAPLGPDERRFALGARTLADLVAPAAFVVRDDHVRLERQYVRGILVTNFPRTVEPGWLTRLIDFQEPLELAIHVEPLDSGQIIRQLGYKLVQFQSSRLVDARSGRLGDPEREVAFEDAETLRDRLQRGEERVFSVALYLLLRAPSLQTLDELTRRVEVELDGMMAQSRGALFEQDLAFRACLPEGRGTLPIYRNLDTSSLATTFPFASTTLSMEQGVLYGIATTNNSPVIFDPFDASLLNANEVVFAKSGAGKSYATKVKALRFLQRGVDFLVIDPEDEYRAVCEAVDGQYLRLASSSPHKLNPFDLPPPDPTADEGRDPLAEQVAAVLGLLEVMLAAPGRPLGPRERAVLDRAVYLAYAARGIVADPATHDRPPPLMRDLLGELDALAEDDRDAEDLADRLRRYVEGSLAGLFGGPTNVALDRRFVVFNVQALEEELRPIGIHLIANFVWTLVRREKKPRLLVVDEAWTLMQYEAGGQFLESMARRARKYYLGLVTLTQDVADFLESEHGRKVLTNAAIKLLMKQDASTIGPVVRAFGLAEDERGLLLGAAKGQGLLFARDSRVAIEIKASPAEHTLATTAPKEIADRERAARERARAERAATEPAVAPGASPEPGRDTRPVAVGDPPRRPARRERRANGRPERAEVPAVEGGPRPPDDELERDWASLDARADLDPESERGRPPPTREGAPDDEPALRPGAEARRRAADVPSVRRPSDSRELAERLVAEEEAGKAARGEQRRAVRAEDVVRGRSFAAEDAAALRRADEDADRRARKEDTGRRDGPGLRLDGDRRADVEVGWAVGGRGGRADDDVHAASRSLGDRARSSDGRSGSTSAGDDVAGDGDDWRALLAEDERRRHEEDAEEEERRRREEDDEELDRRLRSEREVGR is encoded by the coding sequence ATGAGCCGCACGCGCCCCACCCGCGGGCCGGCCTCGGCCCAGGCGGCGCTGGTCCGCCTGGAGGGGGTCGAGGATTGCGTCGCCCATCTGGCCGGCGGGCGCTCGGTCGCCGTGCTCGAAGTCTCCGGGGTCGACTTCGGCCTGCGCGGCGAGCAGCAGCAGGAGGTCCTGGTCGCCGGCTTCGCCGCCTTCCTCAACGGGCTGACCTTCCCAGTCCAAATCCTGGTCCGGGTCCAGCCGACTGACCTCCGCCGCTACTTCGAGGACCTCAGGCGCGTCGCCCTGCGCGAGCCGAACCGGGCGCTCTCTGCCCTGGCCCGCGACCACGTCGACTTCGTCCACCGCCTGGCCCGCGACAAGACGCTGCTCGAGCGCCGCTTCTACGTCGTCGTCCCGGCTGATGCGCGGGGCGCCGGTCCGGTGGGCGGGCTCTGGCCGTTCGGCCGCCGGCGGGAGCGCGGCGACGCGGCCCTCGCCGACCGGCGGCGGCTGGCGGTCCGCTGCGACCAGGTCCGGGCGGGGCTCGAGCGCTGCGGCCTCGCGGTCCACCGCCTCGGCGACGCGGAGCTGGCCCAGCTCTGGCACGCCTGCTGGTCGCCGGAGCTGGCCCGGACCCAGCGGCTGAAGCGGCACCTCTCGGAGTACACCCACCTGGTCGTCCGCACCGACAGGCCGGTCGCCGACGCCGGGCCGGCTGGAGCCGCCCGGGAACGCACCGTCGACCCCGCGCCGACCTCGGGACCGGCCGAGCCGGACACTGGCGACGGCCGTGGCGTCCGGCTGCCGTTCTTGCCGGTCGGCCGGCGCGGGGCCCCGGCACCGCTCGGCCCGGACGAGCGTCGCTTCGCGCTCGGAGCCCGGACGCTCGCCGATCTCGTCGCCCCGGCCGCCTTCGTCGTCCGCGACGACCACGTGCGCCTGGAGCGGCAGTACGTCCGGGGGATCCTGGTCACGAACTTCCCGCGCACCGTCGAGCCGGGCTGGCTCACCCGCCTGATCGACTTCCAGGAGCCGCTCGAGCTCGCGATCCACGTCGAGCCACTCGACTCGGGCCAGATCATCCGCCAGCTCGGCTACAAGCTGGTCCAGTTCCAGTCGTCGCGGCTGGTCGACGCCCGGTCCGGGCGGCTCGGCGATCCGGAACGCGAGGTCGCCTTCGAGGACGCCGAGACGCTGCGCGACCGGCTCCAGCGGGGCGAGGAGCGGGTCTTCTCGGTCGCGCTCTACCTCCTGCTGCGGGCGCCGAGCCTCCAGACCCTCGACGAGCTGACCCGGCGGGTCGAGGTCGAGCTGGACGGGATGATGGCCCAGTCGCGGGGCGCCCTGTTCGAGCAGGACCTGGCGTTCCGAGCGTGCCTGCCGGAGGGGCGGGGGACGCTGCCGATCTACCGCAACCTCGACACCTCGTCGCTCGCGACGACCTTCCCGTTCGCCTCGACGACGCTGAGCATGGAGCAGGGGGTGCTCTACGGCATCGCGACCACCAACAACTCGCCGGTCATCTTCGACCCGTTCGACGCCTCCCTGCTCAACGCCAACGAGGTGGTCTTCGCCAAGTCGGGCGCCGGCAAGAGCTACGCGACCAAGGTCAAGGCGCTGCGCTTCCTGCAGCGCGGGGTCGACTTCCTCGTCATCGACCCCGAGGACGAGTACCGCGCCGTCTGCGAGGCGGTCGACGGCCAGTACCTGCGGCTGGCCTCGTCGAGCCCGCACAAGCTGAACCCCTTCGACCTGCCGCCGCCCGACCCGACCGCCGACGAGGGCCGCGACCCGCTCGCCGAGCAGGTCGCGGCCGTGCTCGGGCTGCTCGAGGTGATGCTGGCAGCCCCCGGCCGCCCGCTCGGTCCGCGCGAGCGGGCGGTCCTGGATCGGGCCGTCTACCTGGCCTACGCGGCCCGGGGGATCGTCGCCGATCCGGCCACCCACGATCGGCCCCCGCCGCTGATGCGCGACCTGCTCGGCGAGCTCGACGCGCTGGCCGAGGACGACCGCGACGCCGAGGACCTGGCCGACCGGCTGCGGCGCTACGTCGAGGGGTCGCTGGCGGGTCTCTTCGGCGGGCCCACCAACGTCGCGCTCGACCGGCGCTTCGTCGTCTTCAACGTCCAGGCGCTAGAGGAGGAGCTGCGCCCGATCGGGATCCACCTGATCGCCAACTTCGTCTGGACGCTGGTCCGCCGCGAGAAGAAGCCGCGGCTGCTGGTCGTCGACGAGGCCTGGACGCTGATGCAGTACGAGGCCGGCGGCCAGTTCCTCGAGAGCATGGCCCGCCGGGCCCGCAAGTACTACCTGGGACTGGTCACGCTCACCCAGGACGTGGCCGACTTCCTCGAATCCGAGCACGGCCGCAAGGTGCTGACGAACGCCGCGATCAAGCTGCTGATGAAGCAAGACGCCTCGACGATCGGGCCGGTCGTGCGGGCGTTCGGGCTGGCCGAGGACGAGCGGGGGCTCCTGCTGGGGGCGGCCAAGGGGCAGGGGCTGCTCTTCGCCCGCGACTCGCGGGTGGCGATCGAGATCAAGGCCAGCCCGGCCGAGCACACCTTGGCGACGACGGCCCCGAAGGAGATCGCCGACCGCGAGCGGGCCGCGCGGGAACGGGCGCGGGCCGAACGCGCCGCCACCGAGCCGGCCGTCGCTCCGGGCGCGAGCCCCGAGCCCGGTCGCGACACCCGCCCGGTGGCGGTGGGCGATCCCCCACGCCGCCCGGCCCGGCGCGAGCGCCGCGCCAACGGGCGACCGGAGCGAGCCGAGGTGCCGGCGGTTGAGGGAGGGCCAAGGCCGCCCGACGACGAGCTGGAACGGGACTGGGCGTCTCTCGACGCCCGGGCCGACCTGGATCCCGAATCGGAGCGCGGGCGACCGCCCCCGACGCGAGAGGGAGCGCCTGATGACGAACCGGCCCTGCGCCCCGGCGCCGAGGCCCGGCGCCGCGCGGCCGACGTGCCGAGCGTCCGACGGCCTTCGGACAGCCGCGAGCTGGCCGAGCGCCTCGTCGCCGAGGAGGAGGCGGGTAAGGCGGCGAGGGGGGAGCAGCGTCGGGCGGTGCGAGCGGAGGACGTCGTGCGAGGACGGTCGTTCGCCGCCGAGGACGCCGCTGCCCTGCGGCGGGCCGACGAGGACGCCGACCGTCGCGCCCGCAAGGAGGACACCGGCCGGCGCGACGGGCCCGGCCTCCGTTTGGACGGCGATCGGCGCGCGGACGTCGAGGTCGGCTGGGCAGTGGGGGGCCGTGGCGGACGCGCCGACGACGACGTACACGCTGCGAGTCGGTCACTCGGCGACCGTGCGCGCAGTTCCGATGGCCGCTCTGGCTCGACCAGCGCCGGTGACGACGTGGCCGGGGATGGCGACGACTGGCGGGCGCTGCTGGCGGAGGACGAACGGCGCCGGCACGAGGAAGACGCCGAGGAGGAAGAGCGTAGGCGACGCGAGGAGGACGACGAAGAGCTCGACCGGCGGCTCCGGAGCGAGCGGGAGGTGGGCAGGTGA
- a CDS encoding replication-relaxation family protein → MSRPHRADAHAVRAALRPAEREVLHLLGRLPLAPSELLTALRGRAARDGTDAALHVLVDRDLVATLTASLGRHRSRRLRHLTDLGLAVLALDLDADPVELAARLGLGSEALARAVAQLPHLLATYRLLEQVARAGPGRPELLAWERPWRRLLTRPTRAPVAVTLPAFVALAWDGGDHHAGGWLLLPDDPALAPADWVPSLTRVAELGAPALVVAAATEARADACRTVLARVGVRGLVTSPTRPLPTLDWLVAAAQGDPPVLEAARFRPAPRRASAARPYRPVREGPDAVPASAPVGARVGRLALGLRPAERLLLELLGHHPFVAPDEAAVLLGRSEERTRQVCTVLRARGLVATAPEAVGGPTAGRIELTRAGLALAAAGHGLTPAAGARHLGLVGDGPGGRRARRMLLEHPEHTLGATAVLVRLARTLATAPLPAMLVQSEGEAAARRGRLRPDGAGVAHGGGAAHPFYLEYDRGTTSRRARLRKLTGYYARLEGGRWAREHRAFPTVLVVATTPEHEEAFARAARAAAVGRPLRLPLLLTSEDQLAPSADNPAGPLGRIWRDPWDSTRRSWPPPVAGSPLMGSDARV, encoded by the coding sequence GTGAGCCGCCCGCACCGGGCCGACGCCCATGCCGTAAGGGCTGCGCTGCGGCCGGCCGAGCGCGAGGTCCTGCACCTGCTCGGCCGGCTGCCGCTCGCGCCCTCCGAGCTGCTGACGGCGCTTCGAGGACGGGCGGCCCGGGACGGCACCGACGCCGCGCTGCACGTACTGGTGGACCGCGACCTGGTCGCGACGTTGACCGCCAGCCTCGGCCGCCACCGCTCCCGGCGCCTCCGCCACCTCACCGACCTCGGCCTGGCCGTGCTGGCACTCGACCTCGATGCTGACCCCGTCGAGCTGGCCGCGCGGCTCGGGCTCGGCAGTGAGGCCCTGGCGCGGGCGGTGGCCCAACTGCCGCACCTGCTCGCGACCTATCGCCTGCTCGAGCAGGTGGCTCGGGCCGGTCCCGGGCGGCCTGAACTCCTCGCCTGGGAACGGCCCTGGCGTCGGCTCCTCACTCGACCGACCCGGGCGCCGGTCGCGGTCACGCTGCCCGCCTTCGTGGCCCTGGCCTGGGATGGTGGCGACCACCACGCCGGCGGCTGGCTCCTGCTCCCGGACGACCCGGCGCTCGCCCCGGCGGATTGGGTCCCGTCGCTGACGCGAGTTGCCGAGCTGGGTGCCCCGGCGCTCGTCGTCGCCGCCGCGACCGAGGCGCGGGCGGACGCCTGCCGAACCGTGCTCGCTCGGGTCGGTGTGAGGGGGCTGGTGACCTCGCCAACGCGACCGCTGCCGACGCTCGACTGGCTGGTTGCCGCGGCTCAGGGGGACCCGCCGGTGCTCGAGGCGGCACGGTTCCGGCCAGCGCCTCGACGGGCGTCTGCCGCCCGGCCATACCGCCCCGTCCGCGAGGGTCCGGACGCGGTCCCCGCGTCCGCGCCGGTCGGAGCTCGGGTCGGGCGCCTGGCGCTCGGGCTGCGCCCAGCCGAGCGGCTTCTGCTCGAGCTGCTCGGGCACCACCCGTTCGTGGCGCCGGACGAGGCGGCCGTGCTCCTCGGCCGGAGCGAGGAGCGGACGCGACAGGTCTGCACGGTGCTCCGGGCGCGCGGCCTGGTCGCCACGGCGCCCGAAGCGGTCGGCGGGCCGACGGCCGGGCGGATCGAGCTGACCCGGGCCGGCCTGGCCCTCGCCGCGGCCGGTCACGGCCTGACGCCGGCGGCGGGAGCGCGCCACCTCGGGCTCGTCGGGGACGGGCCGGGTGGGCGTCGGGCGCGGCGGATGCTGCTCGAGCACCCGGAGCACACGCTCGGGGCGACGGCCGTCCTGGTCCGCCTGGCGCGGACGTTGGCCACAGCGCCACTGCCGGCCATGCTGGTCCAGTCGGAGGGCGAGGCGGCCGCGCGGCGCGGGCGACTGCGCCCCGATGGCGCCGGTGTGGCCCACGGCGGCGGCGCAGCCCACCCGTTCTACCTGGAGTACGACCGCGGCACGACGAGTCGGCGCGCGCGACTTCGCAAGCTCACGGGTTACTACGCCCGCCTGGAGGGCGGGCGCTGGGCCCGCGAGCACCGAGCGTTCCCGACCGTCCTGGTCGTCGCCACCACCCCCGAACACGAGGAGGCCTTCGCCAGGGCCGCGCGGGCCGCGGCGGTCGGCCGTCCGCTCCGGTTGCCGCTCCTGCTCACCAGCGAGGATCAGCTCGCGCCCAGTGCGGACAACCCGGCCGGACCGCTGGGGCGGATCTGGCGCGATCCGTGGGATTCGACCCGACGGAGCTGGCCTCCCCCGGTCGCGGGCAGCCCGTTGATGGGCAGCGATGCACGGGTGTAA
- a CDS encoding toprim domain-containing protein, whose protein sequence is MNGTITARSGRHDLAVLKAGHPIADLVAAAGVELGRVGEALVGRCPFHADGGRPNLHVYPSAGRWWCYRCGVGGDVVDWVMRRDGLPFAEACARLAGRAVPPGHPAVVRPSPGAPPSRERRHWDRLTLEQQVVMNVAATVYRHLLWRDERARAYLRARGIPDWVARQCGLGYADGRTLDGYLRRRGGLQVAQELGLLGRPERADSGRAPRELLAGRLVVPEIRGGQVIWLIGRAVPDALPSDAPPYLALPGERPVLGQERAAGRVEVVCAEGVFDWLTALSWGLAAWSPCGTALPPDKLGFLARARVVWGAFDGDRGGAEGAERFARLLGARFRPLTLPPGRDLNDLGRAGRAEFFRLLAEARRQTAAREAAPSATAAFQGPGRGIGDGDDVGGEAEHAARPGDRSGSVGQGGQP, encoded by the coding sequence GTGAACGGGACCATCACGGCACGCTCCGGCCGCCACGACCTGGCGGTACTCAAGGCCGGCCATCCGATCGCCGACCTCGTCGCCGCGGCCGGCGTCGAGCTCGGGCGGGTCGGCGAGGCGCTGGTCGGTCGCTGCCCCTTCCACGCCGACGGCGGGCGCCCGAACCTGCACGTCTACCCATCCGCCGGTCGCTGGTGGTGCTACCGGTGCGGGGTCGGCGGCGACGTCGTCGACTGGGTCATGCGCCGCGATGGGCTCCCGTTTGCCGAGGCGTGTGCCCGCCTGGCCGGTCGCGCGGTGCCGCCCGGCCACCCCGCCGTTGTCCGACCCTCGCCCGGGGCCCCACCGTCGCGCGAGCGGCGCCACTGGGACCGCCTGACGCTCGAGCAGCAGGTGGTGATGAACGTGGCGGCCACGGTCTACCGCCACCTGCTCTGGCGCGACGAGCGGGCGCGGGCGTACCTCCGCGCGCGGGGGATCCCGGACTGGGTCGCCCGCCAGTGCGGGCTCGGCTACGCCGACGGGCGCACGCTCGACGGCTACCTCCGCCGCCGCGGCGGGCTGCAGGTGGCCCAGGAGCTCGGGCTGCTCGGGCGACCGGAACGCGCGGACAGCGGCCGGGCACCGCGCGAGCTGCTGGCCGGGCGGCTGGTCGTCCCCGAGATCCGCGGCGGACAGGTGATCTGGCTGATCGGGCGCGCCGTGCCGGACGCCCTGCCCAGCGACGCCCCGCCGTACCTGGCACTGCCGGGCGAGCGACCGGTCCTCGGCCAGGAGCGAGCGGCCGGGCGGGTCGAGGTCGTCTGTGCCGAGGGCGTGTTCGACTGGCTGACCGCCCTCAGCTGGGGACTGGCGGCCTGGAGCCCGTGCGGCACGGCCCTCCCGCCCGACAAGCTCGGCTTCCTGGCCCGGGCACGGGTCGTCTGGGGCGCTTTCGACGGCGACCGGGGCGGCGCCGAGGGCGCCGAGCGCTTCGCCAGGCTGCTCGGCGCGCGGTTCCGCCCGCTGACCCTGCCGCCCGGTCGCGATCTCAACGACCTGGGACGGGCCGGGCGGGCCGAGTTCTTCCGCCTGCTTGCCGAGGCCCGTCGCCAGACTGCCGCCCGGGAAGCAGCGCCATCCGCGACCGCCGCGTTCCAGGGGCCGGGGCGGGGTATCGGCGACGGTGACGACGTAGGCGGTGAGGCCGAACACGCTGCCCGGCCCGGGGACCGGTCGGGCAGCGTCGGCCAGGGAGGCCAGCCATGA
- a CDS encoding HEPN domain-containing protein, whose product MLDADDPYLAKAAESLAGAESELANARYNNSVSRSYYSCFQAAIHALVLNGVRPRGTLDQWGHDFVQAQFVGLLVNRRKLYPADLRQTLFRNLSLRHEADYGRGTVTQIEALRALRRSRQFGNAVLGRNVSGS is encoded by the coding sequence ATGCTGGATGCAGACGACCCCTATCTCGCCAAGGCTGCGGAGAGCCTGGCCGGGGCTGAGAGTGAGCTCGCGAATGCGCGGTACAACAATTCCGTGAGTCGCTCGTACTATTCCTGCTTCCAGGCTGCGATTCACGCCCTGGTGCTGAACGGCGTTCGGCCGCGCGGCACACTGGATCAGTGGGGCCACGACTTCGTGCAGGCGCAGTTCGTGGGCCTGCTCGTCAATCGGCGCAAGCTGTACCCGGCCGATCTGCGACAGACTCTCTTCCGCAATCTCAGCCTACGTCACGAGGCCGACTATGGCCGCGGGACGGTGACCCAGATCGAAGCGTTGCGGGCATTGCGGCGATCGCGACAGTTCGGCAACGCAGTCCTTGGAAGGAATGTGAGCGGATCATGA